In Streptomyces sp. NBC_00878, a single window of DNA contains:
- a CDS encoding glycoside hydrolase family 2 TIM barrel-domain containing protein, with protein MPHPHPHVPPVSRRRLLEGGAAVLGALALPASSAPTYAADRPDAVDGSPEWNGAIDVFQVGTEPPHTTLTPYADVRQALVGDRTRSPYRMSLDGKWKFAYADRPDDRDTDFYRTDVDDSSWDTIPVPSVWQMQGYDFPIYINITYPYWGPNGLGEEPQPPAAPTRYNPVGQYRRTFTVPEGWAGRRTFLHFEGVKSAHYVWINGELAGYSEDSYVPAEYDITPHLKPGTNQIAVEVYRYSDGDWLEDQDMIRLSGIFRSVHLYSTPAVHLRDFKLDTPLSDAYKAAELSVTASVRAYGDGKGNGSGRYSVETQLYDASGHAVWPRPLLQPVDLGAAPVADDVTVQAARAVPAPKLWSAEHPYLYTAVLRLRDPAGKVVETLSHRVGLREFALKDGLMRINGKPVSFRGTNRHEMHPDRGTALTRADIVRDIEIVKRMNINTVRTSHYPNNTLWYELADEYGLYLVGETNLETHGIRDEYPGNHADWSRACVSRAQNMVHRDKNHASVVIWSLGNEAGSGSTFVAMHDWIRSYDSTRVIQYEGDDRPGISDIRSKMYESPARIEQRAKDTADTRPYVMIEYSHSMGNSTGNFAKYWDVIRRHDVLQGGWIWDFVDQSLSWPTPTRAVFTEAGPGAVCGEIQAGSATFDREKGVSGSTVFARDTGLDITGSLTLEAWVTPSVIGYDQPLLAKGDTQYALKQSNRTLEFFIHGGGQWATASWALPEDWTGREHHVAGVFDAEAGTLTLYVDGAVKATRTTTRRPANNTAPLSLATDVDNPTREFSGTIRRAHVYARALSAAELASDGRGPGDDGVRFWFDAATVKVTEKRPKERTFFAYGGDWGDHPNDGAFVADGIVTADRGHTGKAAEVKRVYQTINAAPASGDSLAVGAAVTLTNENLFTNLREFDGSWALVADGEIVRRGRLSRAQLDVPPLSGKDITVPFRLPADPAPGAEYFLHLSFTTKERTKWAKAGFEVARHQLAVDAGSPAVRPVPLERVPALRLKDGDASVTVTGKGFSVTVDKTTGVITSYEARGTRLITSGPVPNFWRAPTDNDRGNGQHLRNQTWRDAGARRKVTDVGVRALRDRAVEIKVAGRLPTTTESTYTTTYTVFGNGEIKVDNTLHPGAAGLPYIPEVGTLLFLPGRLERLHYYGRGPEENHWDRNDGTDVGLYSGTVSGQWTPYIRPQENGNKTDVRWAALTDRGGAGLLVSGEPLLEVNASHFTPEDLSVGTRHDYQLTPRDEVVLRLNHRQMGVGGDTSWGAHTHDEYKLFANRDYSYTYRLRPLTDVDSATTASRRPTAGEFSG; from the coding sequence ATGCCGCACCCGCACCCGCACGTGCCTCCCGTCAGCCGCCGTCGACTTCTCGAGGGCGGAGCCGCCGTCCTCGGTGCGCTCGCCCTGCCCGCGTCATCCGCCCCGACGTACGCGGCCGACCGGCCCGACGCTGTGGACGGCTCCCCGGAGTGGAACGGCGCCATCGACGTCTTCCAGGTGGGGACGGAACCGCCCCACACCACACTCACGCCGTACGCGGACGTCAGACAGGCGCTGGTCGGCGACCGCACGCGCTCGCCGTACCGGATGAGCCTCGACGGGAAGTGGAAGTTCGCCTACGCCGACCGTCCCGACGACCGGGACACCGACTTCTACCGCACGGACGTGGACGACAGCTCCTGGGACACCATCCCCGTCCCCTCCGTCTGGCAGATGCAGGGCTACGACTTCCCGATCTACATCAACATCACGTATCCCTACTGGGGCCCCAACGGCCTGGGCGAGGAACCGCAGCCGCCGGCCGCCCCGACCCGCTACAACCCCGTGGGCCAGTACCGGCGCACCTTCACCGTCCCCGAGGGATGGGCAGGGCGGCGGACGTTCCTGCACTTCGAGGGCGTGAAGTCCGCCCACTACGTGTGGATCAACGGCGAGTTGGCGGGCTACAGCGAGGACTCCTACGTCCCCGCCGAGTACGACATCACCCCGCACCTCAAGCCCGGCACCAACCAGATCGCGGTGGAGGTGTACCGCTACTCCGACGGCGACTGGCTGGAGGACCAGGACATGATCCGGCTGAGCGGCATCTTCCGCTCGGTCCACCTGTACTCCACACCGGCCGTGCACCTGCGCGACTTCAAGCTGGACACCCCGCTGAGCGACGCCTACAAAGCCGCCGAACTGTCCGTCACCGCGAGCGTGCGCGCCTACGGAGACGGCAAGGGCAACGGCAGCGGGCGGTACTCCGTCGAGACCCAGCTCTACGACGCGAGCGGGCACGCCGTCTGGCCCCGTCCGCTGCTCCAGCCGGTCGACCTCGGCGCCGCCCCGGTCGCCGACGACGTGACCGTACAGGCCGCGAGGGCCGTACCCGCGCCGAAGCTGTGGTCGGCCGAGCACCCGTACCTCTACACGGCCGTACTGCGGCTGCGCGACCCCGCCGGCAAGGTCGTCGAGACGCTCTCGCACCGGGTCGGCCTGCGCGAGTTCGCGCTCAAGGACGGACTGATGCGCATCAACGGCAAGCCCGTCTCCTTCCGCGGCACGAACCGGCACGAGATGCACCCCGACCGAGGCACCGCGCTCACCCGCGCGGACATCGTCCGGGACATCGAGATCGTCAAACGGATGAACATCAACACCGTCCGCACCTCGCACTACCCCAACAACACGCTCTGGTACGAGCTCGCCGACGAGTACGGCCTGTACCTCGTGGGCGAGACCAACCTCGAAACCCACGGCATCCGTGACGAGTACCCGGGCAACCACGCCGACTGGAGCAGGGCGTGCGTGTCCCGCGCCCAGAACATGGTCCACCGCGACAAGAACCACGCCTCCGTCGTGATCTGGTCGCTCGGCAACGAGGCCGGCAGCGGCAGCACGTTCGTCGCCATGCACGACTGGATCCGCTCCTACGACTCCACCCGGGTCATCCAGTACGAGGGCGACGACCGCCCGGGGATCAGCGACATCCGATCGAAGATGTACGAGAGCCCCGCGCGCATCGAGCAGCGGGCGAAGGACACCGCCGACACCCGCCCGTACGTCATGATCGAGTACTCCCACTCGATGGGGAACTCGACCGGCAACTTCGCGAAGTACTGGGACGTGATCCGCCGCCACGACGTGCTGCAGGGCGGCTGGATCTGGGACTTCGTCGACCAGTCCCTGAGCTGGCCGACCCCGACGCGCGCGGTGTTCACCGAGGCGGGGCCCGGCGCGGTGTGCGGTGAGATCCAGGCCGGCAGCGCGACCTTCGACCGCGAGAAGGGCGTGTCGGGCAGCACCGTCTTCGCCCGCGACACCGGCCTCGACATCACCGGCTCTCTGACGCTGGAGGCCTGGGTCACCCCTTCCGTGATCGGCTACGACCAGCCTCTTCTCGCCAAGGGCGACACCCAGTACGCCCTGAAGCAGTCGAACAGGACTCTGGAGTTCTTCATCCACGGCGGCGGCCAGTGGGCCACCGCGAGCTGGGCGCTGCCGGAAGACTGGACCGGCAGGGAACACCACGTCGCGGGCGTCTTCGACGCGGAGGCGGGCACGCTGACCCTCTACGTCGACGGCGCGGTGAAGGCCACCCGGACCACCACCCGGCGGCCCGCCAACAACACCGCACCGCTCTCACTCGCCACCGACGTCGACAACCCGACCCGGGAGTTCAGCGGCACGATCCGGCGGGCGCACGTCTACGCCCGCGCCCTGTCCGCGGCCGAGCTCGCGTCGGACGGACGCGGACCCGGCGACGACGGGGTGCGGTTCTGGTTCGACGCGGCCACCGTCAAGGTCACCGAGAAGCGGCCCAAGGAGCGCACGTTTTTCGCGTACGGCGGCGACTGGGGGGACCACCCCAACGACGGGGCGTTCGTCGCGGACGGCATCGTCACCGCCGACCGCGGACACACCGGCAAGGCCGCGGAGGTCAAGCGGGTCTACCAGACCATCAACGCCGCACCGGCGTCCGGCGACTCCCTCGCCGTCGGCGCCGCGGTCACCCTCACCAACGAGAACCTCTTCACCAACCTCCGTGAGTTCGACGGGAGCTGGGCCCTCGTCGCCGACGGTGAGATCGTGCGGCGCGGCAGACTGAGCCGCGCCCAGCTGGACGTTCCGCCGCTCAGCGGCAAGGACATCACCGTGCCCTTCAGGCTGCCGGCCGACCCGGCGCCCGGCGCGGAGTACTTCCTGCACCTGTCCTTCACCACCAAGGAACGCACCAAGTGGGCGAAGGCCGGCTTCGAGGTGGCCAGGCACCAACTCGCGGTCGACGCGGGCAGCCCGGCCGTGCGGCCGGTCCCGCTGGAGCGCGTGCCCGCACTGCGCCTCAAGGACGGGGACGCGTCCGTCACCGTCACGGGCAAGGGCTTCTCCGTCACCGTCGACAAGACCACCGGCGTCATCACGTCGTACGAGGCCCGTGGCACCCGGCTGATCACCTCCGGGCCCGTGCCGAACTTCTGGCGGGCACCGACCGACAACGACCGGGGCAACGGCCAGCACCTCCGCAACCAGACCTGGCGCGACGCCGGCGCCCGGCGGAAGGTGACGGACGTGGGCGTGCGCGCCCTGCGCGACCGGGCCGTCGAGATCAAGGTCGCCGGGAGGCTGCCCACGACCACCGAATCGACGTACACCACCACGTACACGGTCTTCGGCAACGGTGAGATCAAGGTCGACAACACGCTGCACCCGGGTGCGGCCGGCCTGCCCTACATCCCGGAGGTCGGCACCCTGCTGTTCCTGCCGGGCCGGCTGGAGCGCCTGCACTACTACGGGCGCGGCCCCGAGGAGAACCACTGGGACCGCAACGACGGCACCGACGTGGGGCTGTACTCCGGGACCGTCTCCGGGCAGTGGACGCCCTACATCCGCCCGCAGGAGAACGGCAACAAGACCGACGTCCGCTGGGCCGCGCTGACCGACCGCGGTGGCGCCGGGCTGCTCGTCTCCGGCGAACCGCTCCTTGAGGTCAACGCCTCGCACTTCACCCCGGAGGACCTGTCGGTCGGGACGCGCCACGACTACCAGCTGACCCCGAGGGACGAGGTCGTACTCCGCCTGAACCACCGGCAGATGGGAGTGGGCGGCGACACGAGCTGGGGCGCGCACACGCACGACGAGTACAAGCTGTTCGCCAACCGCGACTACTCCTACACCTACCGGCTGCGTCCGCTGACCGACGTCGACTCGGCGACGACGGCCTCGCGGCGGCCCACGGCGGGGGAGTTCTCCGGGTAG
- a CDS encoding O-acetyl-ADP-ribose deacetylase, whose amino-acid sequence MTTIELVQGDITRQSVDAIVNAANSSLLGGGGVDGAIHRRGGPEILAECRALRASHYGKGLRTGQAVATTAGRLDARWVIHTVGPVFSRSEDRSELLASCYRESLRVADELGARTVAFPAVSAGIYGWPLEDAARLAIGTVRDTETAVAEVRFVLFDERAYEVFAARAD is encoded by the coding sequence ATGACCACCATCGAGCTCGTCCAGGGCGACATCACTCGGCAGAGCGTGGACGCGATCGTCAACGCCGCGAACTCCTCCCTGCTTGGCGGCGGAGGCGTGGACGGCGCCATCCACCGGCGCGGCGGCCCCGAGATCCTCGCCGAGTGCCGCGCACTTCGCGCCTCGCACTATGGCAAGGGCCTCCGGACAGGCCAGGCCGTCGCCACCACGGCGGGCAGGCTGGACGCGCGCTGGGTGATCCACACGGTGGGCCCCGTCTTCAGCCGGAGCGAGGACCGCTCGGAGCTGCTGGCCTCCTGCTACCGGGAGTCCCTGCGGGTCGCCGACGAACTGGGCGCGCGGACCGTCGCGTTCCCGGCCGTCTCGGCCGGAATCTACGGCTGGCCGCTGGAGGACGCCGCCCGCCTCGCGATCGGCACGGTGCGGGACACGGAGACGGCGGTTGCCGAGGTCAGGTTCGTCCTCTTCGACGAGCGGGCGTACGAGGTGTTCGCCGCGCGGGCCGACTGA